Genomic segment of Vibrio natriegens NBRC 15636 = ATCC 14048 = DSM 759:
AGCGAATACCATCGAGTACTTCGTTAACACAACGTTCAACTACCCAACCATGGCCGAAGCGTACCGCGTGGCAGCATTGAATGGTTTGAACCGACTGTTCTAATGAGAGCAGCCCCCTAAAACGTAAAACAGCAGGCACTCCGCCTGCTGTTTTTGTTTGTGGTAACCGTCAAGCGAGAAAGGTTTCCTTGCGCCATTGATAAAGAAAAATCACGCCAAGCCCGATGCCGCGCATCAACATAAAACTGGTCATCGCCAACCAAAGCGCGTGATTTTCCCATCCCGAAAATAAGTAAAAGACAACAAAGAAGCTGCTGGTCGCAAAAAACATACTGTTGCGCATGTCTTTACCTTTAGTCGCTCCGACAAAAATTCCATCCAAGAGAAAGCACCACATCGAAGCAAGTGGCATCACCACCAGCCATGGCAGATAAATCGCCGCCTGCTGCTGTACCTCTTCTATTGAGGTGATCATGGCGATCAGGATCGATCCTGCTAAAGAGAAGACTGCCGTTAAGCCCAAACAGATAACCAGGCTCCAAAAGAATGTCCCAATAAGCGATGCGCTCAGTTGCTGCCTGTCTTTCGCCCCAATAGCTTTACCCACCATGGCTTCCATAGCATACGCAAAGCCATCCATGCCATAAGAAATGATCATCAAAAAACTCATCAGCACGGCATTCGCAGCCACCACATCATCACCAAAACTCGCCCCCTGAAAGGTCATAAAGCTAAATGCCGCCTGCAAACACAAAGAGCGTAAAAAGATATCTCGATTAAGTTTTATAAACCGACCTATCCCATTCTGCGTGTCTGCAAGGAGACGCTTAGGTGAAGGTAACTGTCGCTCTTGCCATGTTTTCCAAACACAAACTAAGCCAAATGCCATGCCTGAGTAGTCTGCGATCACTGAGGCTAAAGCCGCCCCTTCTACTTTCCAGCCTAAGCCAATCACAAACAAGGCATCCAATGCGATATTAGTAAGGTTAGTAATGATCACCATCCACATCGGTGCCTTGGAGTTTTGAGTACCAAGTAGCCAGCCCAACAATACGAAATTCATTAACGCCGCAGGCGCACTCCAGACACGGACAGAGAAATACTGCATACCATAGTGTTTCACTTCCTCA
This window contains:
- the dinF gene encoding MATE family efflux transporter DinF, encoding MTNSIFSPLSNPQVHRQVLALAIPMVLSNITVPLLGLVDAAVIGHLEHAWYLGGVALGSTMISVTFWLLGFLRMSTTGLAAQSYGSDDRKQLALVFLQGALMALLFAVLFLVAHSSIADLIFSWSDASEEVKHYGMQYFSVRVWSAPAALMNFVLLGWLLGTQNSKAPMWMVIITNLTNIALDALFVIGLGWKVEGAALASVIADYSGMAFGLVCVWKTWQERQLPSPKRLLADTQNGIGRFIKLNRDIFLRSLCLQAAFSFMTFQGASFGDDVVAANAVLMSFLMIISYGMDGFAYAMEAMVGKAIGAKDRQQLSASLIGTFFWSLVICLGLTAVFSLAGSILIAMITSIEEVQQQAAIYLPWLVVMPLASMWCFLLDGIFVGATKGKDMRNSMFFATSSFFVVFYLFSGWENHALWLAMTSFMLMRGIGLGVIFLYQWRKETFLA